A stretch of Pseudobdellovibrionaceae bacterium DNA encodes these proteins:
- a CDS encoding metallophosphoesterase, which translates to MDVANPPSPKRKIKVVVSDLHLGKGRLLPGGGVNFLEEFYFGDKLVEFIEYYSSGVFSEAEVELIINGDFLNFLQVDYRGHFLTVLTEPVCLEILKSICDGHKRVFAALAAFAAKPGNKITYIIGNHDQAMLWPACREYLNGVIDASIHYKNIVHFFDGVHIEHGHMHEAANRMDPRRFFLKKDLAEPILNLPFGSHFFVDLVLKVKHRYPFVDKIRPFGRMVRWAIFNETWMTVKTSWQMFGYFVKSAFVKDPRRHVRASQVLGIILESAIFPDLGGAARKILQDDRVHTVIFGHSHVYQYRQWKQGKEYFNTGTWTEITSLDVVSLGKITKLTYVLIEYPEDSTRPRCRLKEWRGYHRIEEDVAVS; encoded by the coding sequence ATGGACGTCGCGAACCCTCCCTCTCCCAAACGAAAAATCAAAGTCGTCGTCAGCGATTTGCATTTGGGGAAAGGTCGCCTGCTTCCCGGCGGGGGCGTGAACTTCCTCGAGGAGTTCTACTTCGGCGACAAACTCGTCGAGTTCATCGAGTACTACTCGTCGGGCGTCTTCAGCGAAGCCGAAGTCGAGCTCATCATCAACGGCGATTTTCTGAACTTCCTGCAGGTCGATTACCGCGGACACTTTCTGACGGTCCTGACCGAGCCCGTGTGCCTGGAGATTTTGAAATCCATCTGCGACGGTCACAAACGCGTCTTCGCGGCGCTCGCGGCTTTCGCGGCGAAGCCCGGAAACAAGATCACCTACATCATCGGCAATCACGACCAGGCGATGCTCTGGCCCGCCTGCCGCGAGTATCTGAACGGCGTGATCGACGCCTCGATCCATTACAAAAACATCGTGCACTTTTTCGACGGCGTCCACATCGAGCACGGCCACATGCATGAGGCCGCGAACCGCATGGACCCGCGCCGCTTCTTCCTGAAGAAGGATCTGGCCGAGCCCATCCTGAATCTACCCTTCGGCAGCCATTTCTTCGTGGATCTCGTCTTGAAGGTGAAACACCGTTACCCCTTCGTGGACAAGATTCGCCCCTTCGGCCGCATGGTGCGTTGGGCGATCTTCAACGAAACCTGGATGACGGTGAAAACCTCGTGGCAGATGTTCGGTTATTTCGTGAAGTCGGCCTTCGTGAAGGATCCGCGGCGTCACGTTCGCGCGAGCCAGGTCCTGGGCATCATTCTGGAGAGCGCGATCTTCCCGGATCTGGGCGGCGCCGCCCGCAAGATCCTGCAGGACGACCGCGTGCACACCGTGATCTTCGGTCACTCGCACGTTTACCAGTACCGTCAGTGGAAGCAGGGGAAAGAGTACTTCAACACCGGCACGTGGACCGAAATCACGAGCCTGGACGTCGTCTCGCTGGGGAAAATCACCAAGCTCACCTACGTCTTGATCGAATACCCCGAGGATTCGACCCGTCCTCGTTGCCGCCTGAAAGAATGGCGGGGCTATCACCGCATCGAAGAAGACGTCGCGGTGTCTTAG
- a CDS encoding sugar kinase: protein MSEILVVGSLAYDTIETPSGKVERALGGSANYFSLAASLSAKVRVVGVVGEDYADSDKELLRARGVDLEGMFVAPGKTFHWEGAYAGDMNEAITKKTELNVFEAFDPDLPDSYKGTKFVFLANISPDLQVKVLDQVKSPVFVGMDTMNFWISSKIDDLKKTLSRVNVVLINEGEAKMLTGAKNAIEAAPKVCELGPQAIVIKRGEYGFLMYVKGEGYFILPAVPVADVVDPTGAGDTFAGGFFGYLAKLDRKPTFQDLKKACMHGTVLASFTIQDFSVRALAKVAPEALETRMGVYLKTVAHA from the coding sequence GTGTCTGAAATTCTCGTCGTCGGTAGCCTTGCGTATGACACCATCGAAACACCGTCGGGCAAAGTCGAGCGCGCTCTCGGCGGCTCCGCGAATTATTTTTCGCTCGCGGCTTCGCTGTCGGCGAAAGTCCGTGTGGTCGGCGTCGTCGGCGAAGATTACGCGGATTCGGACAAAGAACTTCTGCGCGCTCGCGGTGTGGACCTTGAGGGAATGTTCGTCGCTCCCGGCAAAACCTTCCATTGGGAAGGCGCCTACGCCGGCGACATGAACGAAGCGATCACCAAAAAAACCGAGCTGAACGTCTTCGAAGCTTTCGATCCCGATCTTCCGGATTCCTACAAAGGCACGAAGTTCGTTTTCCTGGCGAACATCTCGCCCGATCTGCAAGTGAAAGTCCTCGATCAAGTGAAGTCGCCGGTCTTCGTCGGCATGGACACCATGAACTTCTGGATCTCGTCGAAGATCGACGATCTGAAAAAGACCCTGTCGCGCGTGAACGTCGTCCTCATCAACGAGGGCGAGGCGAAAATGCTGACCGGCGCGAAAAACGCCATCGAGGCGGCGCCGAAAGTTTGCGAATTGGGACCGCAGGCCATCGTGATCAAACGCGGTGAGTACGGCTTCCTGATGTACGTCAAAGGCGAAGGCTACTTCATCCTGCCGGCGGTACCGGTGGCGGACGTCGTGGATCCGACGGGCGCGGGCGATACTTTCGCGGGCGGCTTCTTCGGTTACCTCGCGAAGCTCGATCGCAAACCCACGTTCCAAGACCTGAAAAAAGCCTGCATGCACGGCACCGTGCTCGCGAGCTTCACCATCCAGGATTTCAGCGTCCGCGCGCTGGCGAAAGTCGCGCCCGAGGCTCTGGAAACCCGCATGGGCGTCTACCTCAAGACCGTCGCCCACGCCTAG
- the rlmN gene encoding 23S rRNA (adenine(2503)-C(2))-methyltransferase RlmN — MRSVFLKRPHISIFRPECGTASPVQTQNEIQKSKPVVPPTAEPQASSLTAADLKLALNQQLIQKVAAEQATAEKIERPAKNIYGLTLSDLAAELKGLGKEKFRAGQIYKWVFEKRVSDFEEMSNVSKEFRKELPKLFSLHLPKPTAHLKSKDGTQKFLFKLEDGYTVEAVLIPSEGRETLCVSSEVGCNMACAFCFTGKQKLKRRLRADEIVAQFMMVEDMIKKDNPDARVTNVVFMGMGEPLDNPDEVFKSIEILHEPTGRNFSRRKFTVSTSGLVPEMYRIAQSKTRLAVSLNGYDEESRTKLMPINKKYPLPMLLDACSKYCEETGDRVTFEYVLLKGITDQLEHAKKVWQLVRHIPCKINIIPFNEHPGSEFQRPDDAQVEKFHAELMRLGAHVLLRRTMGRDIFAACGQLTSEFENKPTNMDISNSKLGGRNRV; from the coding sequence ATGAGGTCGGTTTTTTTAAAGCGCCCTCATATTTCGATTTTTCGCCCGGAATGTGGTACAGCTTCGCCCGTGCAAACACAGAACGAAATCCAGAAATCGAAGCCGGTGGTTCCGCCGACGGCCGAGCCCCAAGCGTCGTCTTTGACGGCGGCGGACCTCAAGCTCGCGCTCAACCAACAGCTGATCCAGAAGGTGGCGGCCGAACAGGCCACCGCCGAGAAGATCGAGCGTCCCGCGAAGAACATCTACGGCCTGACGTTGAGCGATCTCGCGGCCGAGCTCAAAGGCCTCGGCAAAGAGAAGTTCCGCGCCGGCCAGATCTACAAATGGGTTTTCGAAAAGCGCGTCAGCGACTTCGAAGAGATGTCGAACGTTTCGAAAGAGTTCCGTAAAGAGCTGCCGAAACTTTTCTCGCTGCATCTGCCGAAGCCCACCGCGCACTTGAAGTCGAAGGACGGCACCCAGAAATTCCTGTTCAAGCTTGAAGACGGCTACACCGTCGAAGCCGTGCTGATCCCTTCGGAAGGCCGCGAGACCCTTTGCGTGTCGTCGGAAGTCGGCTGCAATATGGCGTGCGCTTTCTGTTTCACCGGGAAGCAGAAATTGAAGCGCCGCCTGCGCGCGGATGAAATCGTCGCGCAGTTCATGATGGTCGAAGACATGATCAAGAAGGACAACCCCGATGCCCGCGTCACCAACGTGGTGTTCATGGGCATGGGCGAGCCTCTCGACAATCCGGACGAGGTTTTCAAATCGATCGAAATTCTGCACGAGCCGACCGGCCGCAATTTCTCGCGCCGGAAGTTCACCGTCTCGACGTCGGGCCTCGTTCCCGAGATGTACCGCATCGCCCAGTCGAAGACGCGCCTCGCGGTTTCGCTGAACGGTTACGACGAAGAGTCGCGTACGAAGCTGATGCCCATCAACAAGAAGTATCCGCTTCCCATGCTGCTCGACGCCTGCTCGAAATACTGCGAAGAGACCGGCGACCGCGTGACCTTCGAGTACGTCCTGCTCAAAGGCATCACCGATCAGCTCGAGCACGCGAAGAAAGTTTGGCAGCTCGTCCGCCACATCCCTTGCAAGATCAACATCATCCCGTTCAACGAACATCCGGGCTCGGAATTTCAACGTCCGGACGATGCGCAGGTCGAAAAGTTCCACGCCGAGCTCATGCGCCTGGGCGCGCACGTGCTGCTGCGCCGGACGATGGGTCGCGACATCTTCGCGGCCTGCGGTCAGTTGACCTCGGAATTTGAAAACAAACCCACCAACATGGACATCTCCAACTCGAAATTGGGAGGAAGAAATCGTGTCTGA
- the rfaE1 gene encoding D-glycero-beta-D-manno-heptose-7-phosphate kinase: protein MSKSAGSTSLPIPFFQVTGEVKTRLIEDVKKLAGKKLMILGDVGLDEYVLGEVRRISPEAPVPVLEVESEDMRLGLAGNVAQNVTALGGIPYLISVVGRDSGADRLRELFQSKGVSTDYLIEDLERPTTRKTRVMAKHHHLVRVDYESRKFLSAAAEAKTVKMIEKVLPEVDAVILEDYAKGLLSESLMKDLIRLARAHGKPIYVDPHRSNVADFYKGVDLIKPNFDEALALSGLSYDDFRDSPAKVSQIGQVLLERTGAERLIVTRGKDGMILFEGGKTVQVPTYARQVFDVTGAGDTVIATLALALSAGLPAEEAAVLANFAAGVVVGQVGCVPCSSAELVAYIRSSK, encoded by the coding sequence ATGTCAAAAAGTGCCGGATCCACGAGCTTGCCCATCCCCTTTTTCCAAGTCACCGGCGAGGTGAAAACCCGCCTCATCGAGGACGTGAAGAAACTCGCGGGCAAGAAGCTCATGATCCTGGGGGACGTCGGACTCGATGAGTACGTCCTCGGCGAAGTCCGCCGCATCAGTCCCGAAGCCCCGGTCCCGGTGCTGGAGGTCGAAAGCGAAGACATGCGCCTGGGCCTGGCGGGAAACGTGGCGCAGAACGTGACCGCTCTGGGCGGTATTCCGTATCTGATTTCGGTCGTCGGCCGCGACTCGGGCGCCGATCGTTTGCGTGAGCTGTTTCAGTCCAAAGGCGTGTCGACCGATTACCTGATCGAAGATCTCGAGCGTCCCACCACGCGCAAGACCCGCGTGATGGCGAAGCATCACCACCTGGTCCGCGTCGACTATGAGTCGCGCAAATTCCTTTCGGCCGCGGCCGAAGCGAAGACCGTGAAGATGATCGAAAAAGTTCTACCCGAAGTCGATGCGGTCATCCTCGAGGACTACGCGAAGGGTCTGCTGTCAGAGTCGCTGATGAAAGACCTGATTCGCCTGGCGCGTGCCCACGGCAAACCGATCTACGTCGATCCGCACCGCTCGAACGTCGCGGACTTCTACAAGGGCGTGGATCTGATCAAGCCGAACTTCGACGAGGCGCTCGCGCTCTCGGGACTCAGCTACGACGACTTCCGCGATTCGCCCGCGAAAGTGAGCCAGATCGGGCAGGTGCTGCTCGAGCGCACGGGTGCGGAGCGCCTGATCGTCACGCGCGGTAAAGACGGCATGATCCTGTTCGAGGGCGGAAAGACGGTGCAGGTTCCGACCTACGCGCGCCAGGTCTTCGACGTCACGGGGGCGGGGGATACGGTCATCGCGACCTTGGCGCTCGCCCTGTCGGCGGGGCTTCCGGCGGAAGAGGCCGCGGTCCTCGCGAACTTCGCGGCGGGCGTGGTCGTCGGTCAGGTGGGCTGCGTTCCCTGCAGTTCGGCCGAGCTGGTGGCCTATATCCGCTCTTCGAAGTAG
- a CDS encoding alpha-ketoglutarate-dependent dioxygenase AlkB, with amino-acid sequence MTSYTAFMQRQTRRQPFPNRAKETTAPAAKTLPQGLFYEANYLAPKTKSAVLAELEGLRPIWEQRFSKSNPPPEGKENRQLLRPVYWLGNWQFACLNYYHPPKGIEFRCVRGEAYPPALAAEVAKIESFVRANYTPRDLPRGWNLNTCLVNYYGAKEGDPGKWTDSARVGEHKDFEPGPVASLSFGERALFQFVASEGKQAQSQVRLQMWLEDNSLQIFGGDKWKKHLFHRVQRVEDKDRFEYLKGFPGYRTRRINLTFRYVPDEHILPLAKFPPHLLEDIKPYVTQLAEGGSAHFREALSSVR; translated from the coding sequence ATGACCAGCTACACCGCCTTTATGCAACGACAGACGCGGCGCCAGCCGTTCCCAAATCGCGCCAAAGAGACCACGGCCCCGGCCGCGAAAACTTTGCCGCAAGGGCTGTTTTACGAGGCGAATTACCTCGCGCCGAAAACGAAGTCCGCCGTGCTCGCCGAGCTGGAAGGCTTGCGCCCGATCTGGGAACAACGCTTCTCGAAGTCGAATCCCCCTCCCGAAGGCAAAGAAAACCGCCAGCTTTTGCGCCCGGTGTATTGGCTCGGCAATTGGCAGTTCGCGTGCCTGAACTACTACCATCCCCCGAAGGGCATTGAGTTTCGCTGCGTGCGCGGCGAAGCCTACCCGCCCGCGCTGGCCGCCGAGGTCGCGAAAATCGAAAGCTTCGTGCGCGCGAACTACACACCACGCGATCTACCGCGCGGCTGGAATCTGAACACCTGCCTCGTGAATTATTACGGAGCGAAAGAGGGCGACCCCGGGAAGTGGACGGACTCCGCCCGCGTCGGCGAGCACAAGGATTTCGAGCCCGGCCCCGTGGCGTCGTTGTCGTTCGGCGAGCGCGCGCTTTTCCAGTTCGTCGCGAGTGAAGGCAAACAGGCGCAAAGCCAGGTCCGCCTTCAGATGTGGCTCGAGGACAATTCATTGCAAATCTTCGGCGGCGACAAATGGAAGAAGCACCTCTTCCACCGCGTGCAACGCGTGGAAGACAAGGACCGCTTCGAGTACCTGAAGGGCTTTCCGGGCTACCGCACCCGTCGCATCAACCTGACGTTCCGCTACGTCCCCGACGAGCACATCCTGCCCCTCGCGAAATTCCCGCCCCATCTCCTCGAAGACATCAAACCCTACGTCACCCAACTCGCCGAAGGCGGCTCCGCCCATTTCCGCGAAGCCCTGAGCTCGGTCCGCTAA
- a CDS encoding Glu/Leu/Phe/Val dehydrogenase, whose product MSTHDIPETESHLKHPLFFNALQSIDEAGRIINCDPNVLARLKRPKRSIAVSVPVRMDDYSVKVFTGFRVQYNSTLGPYKGGIRYHQDVCMGEVTGLAALMMIKNSVMGLPYGGGKGGINVDPTKLSRTEKQNLTRRYTSELGPFIGPTKDIPAPDVGTDSQTMAWMMDTYSQEQGFAQPGVVTGKPVEIGGSLGRAGATGLGAVYVAEKAYERLGWTMKGSTIAVQGFGNVGSHAALYAWERGAKIVAVSDVKGGIFNGDGLNIPEVIEYVKQNKFLEGFPRTQPVSNDELLLLKVDALFPCALEGQIDVHNAEKVQAKMIVEGANGPVTNDATKILHKRGIFICPDIIANGGGVVVSYFEWVQDIMSFFWDEDEINGRLKTIITKAFDKGYQMSQEKNVDMRQAAMAVAVDRLQKAMLLRGLYPR is encoded by the coding sequence ATGTCCACCCACGATATTCCCGAAACGGAATCGCATCTGAAGCACCCTTTGTTTTTCAACGCCCTACAGTCGATCGACGAGGCCGGCCGCATTATCAACTGCGACCCGAACGTGCTCGCCCGACTCAAGCGACCCAAGAGGTCCATCGCGGTCAGCGTGCCCGTGCGGATGGACGACTACTCGGTCAAAGTCTTCACGGGTTTCCGCGTGCAATACAATTCGACTCTCGGTCCGTACAAAGGCGGGATCCGTTATCACCAAGATGTTTGCATGGGCGAGGTCACGGGCCTGGCGGCTTTGATGATGATCAAGAACTCGGTCATGGGTCTTCCTTACGGAGGCGGTAAGGGCGGCATCAACGTCGACCCGACCAAACTCTCGCGCACCGAAAAGCAAAACCTCACTCGTCGTTATACGTCCGAGCTCGGCCCGTTCATCGGACCGACCAAGGACATTCCCGCTCCCGACGTCGGCACCGACTCGCAGACGATGGCTTGGATGATGGACACCTACTCGCAAGAGCAAGGCTTCGCGCAACCCGGCGTCGTCACCGGTAAGCCCGTCGAAATCGGCGGTTCGTTGGGTCGCGCGGGCGCGACCGGTCTCGGCGCGGTTTACGTCGCCGAAAAAGCTTACGAGCGCCTCGGCTGGACCATGAAGGGTTCGACGATCGCGGTCCAAGGTTTCGGTAACGTCGGTAGCCACGCGGCTTTGTACGCGTGGGAGCGTGGCGCGAAAATCGTCGCGGTCTCGGACGTGAAGGGCGGCATCTTCAACGGTGACGGCCTGAACATCCCCGAAGTCATCGAGTACGTGAAGCAGAACAAATTCCTGGAAGGCTTCCCGCGCACGCAGCCCGTTTCGAACGACGAGCTGCTGCTCTTGAAAGTGGACGCGCTTTTCCCGTGCGCCCTCGAAGGACAAATCGACGTGCACAACGCCGAAAAAGTTCAGGCGAAGATGATCGTGGAAGGCGCGAACGGTCCCGTGACCAACGACGCGACCAAGATCCTTCACAAACGCGGCATCTTCATCTGCCCCGACATCATCGCCAACGGCGGCGGCGTCGTGGTTTCGTATTTCGAGTGGGTCCAAGACATCATGTCGTTCTTCTGGGACGAAGATGAGATCAACGGCCGCCTGAAAACGATCATCACGAAGGCCTTCGACAAGGGCTACCAGATGTCGCAAGAGAAAAACGTCGACATGCGCCAGGCCGCGATGGCCGTCGCCGTCGATCGTCTGCAGAAAGCGATGCTCCTCCGGGGTCTGTACCCGAGATGA
- a CDS encoding quinone-dependent dihydroorotate dehydrogenase, producing the protein MSFRPWKYLPVSLAHSLAGVGVELSATFFGQDEPATWNSFSAKGLVFPNRLGLAGGVDKEGDHLLAWQKLGAGFVEVGTVTPVPQEPNPGKIMDRDWERGNLWNKMGFPSAGMKDVAANLATKRNDLKIPVFVNLGKNRATPAEAAKEDYLRVQKEFLHLADGFVVNVSSPNTQGLRGLQSAAYLKPLVEPVVQAARGKPVWVKLSPDQTPQEFQESLTASAEAGASGFVLTNTTLHRPEGCPFPPEGGLSGRDLKPLSEARLQDAVRILGSSRRDFVIVSVGGIESMDDVKRRLDLGADLLEVYSSLVFEGPRFFQRLEKSWRS; encoded by the coding sequence ATGAGTTTTCGTCCCTGGAAATACCTTCCCGTTTCACTCGCTCACTCCCTCGCGGGAGTGGGCGTCGAGCTCTCGGCCACTTTTTTCGGACAGGATGAACCCGCGACGTGGAATTCGTTTTCCGCGAAAGGGCTCGTTTTTCCGAATCGCTTGGGTCTTGCCGGCGGCGTCGACAAAGAGGGCGATCATCTGCTCGCCTGGCAGAAACTTGGCGCGGGCTTCGTGGAAGTCGGTACCGTCACGCCCGTTCCGCAAGAGCCGAACCCCGGGAAAATCATGGACCGGGATTGGGAGCGCGGAAATCTGTGGAATAAGATGGGCTTTCCCAGCGCCGGCATGAAAGACGTCGCCGCGAATCTCGCGACGAAAAGAAATGATCTGAAAATTCCCGTTTTCGTGAACTTGGGCAAAAACCGCGCGACACCCGCCGAAGCGGCGAAAGAGGACTATTTGCGCGTGCAGAAGGAGTTCCTCCATCTGGCCGACGGTTTCGTCGTGAACGTGAGCAGTCCCAACACCCAAGGTCTGCGCGGACTGCAAAGCGCCGCTTATCTGAAACCTCTCGTCGAACCCGTGGTGCAAGCCGCGCGCGGAAAACCCGTGTGGGTCAAGCTGAGTCCCGATCAAACTCCGCAAGAGTTCCAAGAGTCGCTGACGGCTTCGGCCGAAGCGGGCGCTTCGGGCTTTGTGCTGACGAATACGACACTTCATCGGCCCGAGGGCTGCCCTTTCCCGCCGGAGGGCGGACTTTCGGGACGCGATCTCAAACCCCTCTCCGAAGCGCGTTTGCAAGACGCCGTGCGGATTCTCGGCTCATCGCGCCGGGATTTCGTCATCGTCTCGGTGGGCGGCATTGAATCGATGGACGATGTGAAGCGACGTTTGGATCTGGGCGCGGATCTGCTCGAGGTCTACTCCAGCCTCGTTTTCGAGGGGCCACGCTTCTTCCAGCGACTGGAAAAATCCTGGCGTTCGTAA
- the mutT gene encoding 8-oxo-dGTP diphosphatase MutT has product MNESDTLARAPAPKRTKKPLWIPVVAGFLRKGSQVLVGQRPENHSLAGLWEFPGGKIEPGESPEIALKRELNEELGIEAEVGTLLLAASHSYGDVNILILFFDIRYWKGEPKPKHHLMLEWIEPQDLAAKAIPEANRKMMNRLLEALR; this is encoded by the coding sequence GTGAACGAATCCGATACGCTGGCGCGCGCACCCGCGCCGAAACGCACGAAGAAGCCTCTCTGGATCCCCGTCGTCGCGGGATTTCTGCGCAAAGGCAGCCAGGTCCTCGTAGGCCAACGCCCCGAGAACCACTCGCTCGCCGGCCTGTGGGAATTTCCCGGCGGCAAAATCGAACCGGGTGAGTCGCCCGAGATCGCGCTGAAACGTGAACTCAACGAAGAACTCGGCATCGAAGCCGAGGTCGGCACGCTTTTGCTCGCGGCCTCGCACTCTTACGGCGACGTGAATATCCTGATCCTGTTTTTCGATATCCGTTACTGGAAGGGCGAGCCCAAACCGAAGCATCACCTGATGCTCGAGTGGATCGAACCGCAGGACTTGGCCGCCAAAGCCATTCCCGAAGCGAACCGCAAGATGATGAACCGGTTGCTCGAGGCGCTGAGGTAA
- a CDS encoding glycosyltransferase family 4 protein, translating into MARAQVPEKLNICLVGQRFPVMGRASDEGFLWPMTRGLIEKGHQVTVISTRSPTGKPELLRDGVRLLYLHEGYPNKAGIPFPEAALEKFTELHKEKPFDLVHSFDRSGYLIGRKRRRLNFAMTYDVEATQMSQLFSILGMAQDRVSSLLATGIALTYKFLTTYFGGDRDLLVTADGVFVTSPQQRVFLERYYMYPDFNIFSVPYGVELSQFKPPMGEESPLRARFKLPENTHVVLTVTDMTVPEEIVTLLQAFERVAVKKPNAYMVILGSGPEWKRIEYEMLNLALGSRVIMPGALKEEEVSEWIQIADVFVNMSSRTTGFEPTMIEAMAQKKVIIGSELSPMANIVEDGQDGFLLRPADTDSLAQLLVELFSGTMPSFEIGQKARDKVTNLFDPRKMVEALHGAYRQVLSHRN; encoded by the coding sequence ATGGCTCGCGCGCAAGTTCCCGAAAAACTGAATATCTGCTTGGTCGGTCAGCGCTTCCCGGTGATGGGACGCGCGAGCGACGAAGGTTTTTTGTGGCCGATGACTCGCGGTCTGATCGAGAAGGGCCATCAGGTCACCGTCATCTCGACCCGCTCGCCCACGGGAAAACCCGAACTTCTGCGCGACGGCGTTCGGCTTTTGTACCTGCACGAAGGTTACCCGAACAAAGCCGGCATCCCGTTTCCGGAAGCCGCGCTCGAAAAGTTCACGGAACTTCACAAGGAAAAACCCTTCGACCTCGTGCACTCGTTCGACCGCTCCGGTTATTTGATCGGGCGCAAACGTCGACGTTTGAACTTCGCGATGACCTACGACGTCGAGGCGACGCAGATGTCGCAGCTCTTCTCAATTCTGGGCATGGCGCAGGACCGGGTCAGCTCGCTGCTCGCGACGGGCATCGCGCTGACTTACAAGTTTCTGACGACCTACTTCGGCGGCGATCGCGACCTTTTGGTCACGGCGGACGGCGTTTTCGTGACGAGCCCCCAGCAGCGCGTGTTCCTGGAGCGCTACTACATGTATCCCGACTTCAACATCTTCAGCGTTCCTTACGGCGTCGAGCTTTCGCAGTTCAAACCGCCGATGGGCGAAGAGAGTCCCCTCCGCGCGCGCTTCAAACTTCCCGAGAACACGCACGTCGTTCTGACCGTGACCGACATGACCGTACCGGAAGAAATCGTGACGCTCTTGCAGGCTTTCGAACGGGTCGCCGTGAAGAAACCGAACGCCTACATGGTGATCCTGGGTTCGGGTCCCGAGTGGAAACGCATCGAATACGAAATGCTGAACCTTGCGCTGGGTTCGCGGGTCATCATGCCCGGTGCGCTCAAAGAAGAAGAAGTCAGCGAGTGGATCCAGATCGCCGACGTCTTCGTGAATATGAGTTCACGCACGACCGGTTTTGAGCCCACGATGATCGAAGCGATGGCGCAAAAGAAAGTGATCATCGGCTCGGAGCTTTCCCCGATGGCGAATATCGTCGAAGATGGCCAGGACGGCTTCCTGCTTCGTCCCGCCGATACGGACTCGCTCGCGCAGCTTTTGGTGGAACTTTTCTCAGGAACCATGCCTTCTTTCGAAATCGGGCAAAAGGCGCGCGACAAGGTCACCAATCTCTTCGATCCACGTAAAATGGTAGAGGCCCTGCACGGCGCCTACCGTCAGGTGCTCAGCCACCGCAACTAA